One Bombilactobacillus folatiphilus genomic window, AAAGAGAATCAAAAAGCCGCTTGATTAAAATGTGAGGAGTAAGCAATGATTAAAGCGATTATTATTTTGGATCAGATTCAAGCCGGTTTAGGTGGCAAAGAGCAAGCTGACACACCTTATGGTGGTAAGAGATTGGCAATGGGTGCTGGGGAAGCTGTCGACCAGGAGTTGAAACGAACTGACGGTCAATTATTAGGAACCTTCTATTGTGGAACAGCTTATTATCAGAAACATCAAGCCGAAGTTCAAAAAAAATTTACGAAAATGGCTGAAAAAATGACCGCCAATCTGGTTATTCTGGGGCCAGCGTACGATTATTCGGATTTTTCACAAATGGCTTGTGAATTAAGTATGGCTTTTCAACAGAAAACACAGATTCCTACGATTGTGGCGCTGGCTGCTGAAAATAATGCACAGTTAATTGCACAATATCGTCAAGATTTATGTCTAGTCAAAATGC contains:
- a CDS encoding GrdB-related putative oxidoreductase; this translates as MIKAIIILDQIQAGLGGKEQADTPYGGKRLAMGAGEAVDQELKRTDGQLLGTFYCGTAYYQKHQAEVQKKFTKMAEKMTANLVILGPAYDYSDFSQMACELSMAFQQKTQIPTIVALAAENNAQLIAQYRQDLCLVKMPKKGGGGLNQTIKNLVAGGNKLVKQEEMTTFKADYCY